A genomic segment from Antedon mediterranea chromosome 6, ecAntMedi1.1, whole genome shotgun sequence encodes:
- the LOC140051571 gene encoding methyltransferase-like protein 27, translating to MAADWSKKEIKEYVSTMEEVNTHEKLGQFYDGFAPFYDKAVKSFGYVGPSIIATFLQKYVKSKDAWIFDVAAGTGLVGECLVDTGYTNIDAVDGSETSIEVARKKNIYKNLYVEWLGGDNKLSIKDDNYDALVCAGGFMLNQLKSDVFPEFVRVVKPGGYILINMRTKWFTVEPSYRDGKLEGDMAQVEEEGKWKLIERHTDIQEGDQTSETFVYRVC from the exons ATGGCTGCTGATTGgtctaaaaaagaaataaaggaGTATGTATCAACAATGGAAGAAGTAAATACACATGAAAAACTAGGACAATTTTATGACGGTTTTGCTCCATTCTACGATAAA GCAGTGAAATCTTTTGGATACGTTGGTCCTTCTATTATTGCAACTTTTCTTCAAAAATATGTTAAGTCAAAAGATGCGTGGATATTTGATGTTGCAGCAGGAACAGGCCTTGTAGGTGAATGT CTGGTTGATACTGGTTATACTAACATTGATGCAGTGGATGGCAGTGAAACAAGTATAGAAGTGGCTCGTAAAAAGAACATCTACAAAAACCTATATGTCGAATGGCTTGGAGGCGACAACAAATTGAGTATCAAAGATG ATAACTATGATGCATTGGTATGTGCAGGCGGGTTTATGCTCAACCAATTGAAATCGGATGTTTTTCCGGAATTTGTTCGAGTTGTAAAACCAG GGGGCTACATCTTAATCAATATGCGGACGAAGTGGTTCACAGTTGAGCCCAGTTACAGAGATGGGAAGTTAGAAGGCGACATGGCACAAGTGGAGGAAGAAGGAAAATGGAAATTAATTGAAAGACATACTGATATTCAGGAAGGCGATCAGACTTCAGAAACATTTGTCTATCGGGTATgctaa
- the LOC140052102 gene encoding histamine H2 receptor-like, whose translation MASNITEESLGVVESLINIGCALSVLGFIVNIVVLLIINRVVFIRKTTRWFIFNQSLIDATGCLLFFVLSLLPFSPFDCFYNRITLWFQSATFTLSTASSVNVLFISVERYFAIIKPFWFETNYTVKRTVIMMVSAWILGILCHPTMLIMLYKIITQNIQCDDDDGEEKEELARKITTNIIPVVCISTILILVLIYTRIIFELVKMKNNVSNQMTSSIHVKTLKVFIAVSTAYIVCFVPIIVFLYGDIFVSKGIRKYVAVDLVVLNFSLNPFIYTISLSQFRTEVINIFQTGCCKNRGEQGSTHLTLNNV comes from the coding sequence ATGGCTTCGAACATTACAGAAGAGAGTTTGGGCGTGGTCGAGTCACTGATCAACATCGGCTGTGCCTTGTCCGTTCTTGGTTTCATCGTAAATATTGTAGTACTTCTCATTATTAATCGAGTTGTTTTCATTCGTAAAACTACACGCTGGTTTATTTTCAACCAATCATTAATCGATGCGACAGGATGTTTACTTTTCtttgtattatcattattacctTTCTCCCcttttgattgtttttacaataGAATTACTCTATGGTTTCAAAGTGCGACGTTTACACTCTCGACGGCATCTAgtgtaaatgtattatttatttcggTTGAGAGGTACTTCGCGATTATAAAGCCATTTTGGTTTGAAACTAATTACACAGTAAAACGAACAGTAATCATGATGGTGTCTGCTTGGATTCTTGGTATTCTGTGTCATCCAACAATGCTAATTATGTTATATAAGATTATAACTCAAAATATCcaatgtgatgatgatgatggagagGAAAAGGAAGAGTTAGCAAgaaaaattacaacaaatataatCCCAGTTGTATGTATATCTACTATATTAATACTGGTACTTATTTATACAAGAATCATTTTCGAATtggttaaaatgaaaaataatgtaagCAATCAAATGACATCATCCATACACGTAAAAACACTAAAAGTGTTCATAGCTGTGAGCACGGCCTATATAGTGTGCTTTGTGCcaattattgtttttctatATGGAGATATTTTTGTGAGTAAAGGGATTAGAAAATATGTTGCAGTGGACTTGGTGGTATTAAATTTTTCTCTTAATCCATTTATTTATACGATTTCTTTATCCCAGTTCCGAACTGAAGTGATCAACATTTTTCAGACTGGATGTTGTAAAAATAGAGGAGAACAAGGCAGCACACATTTAACATTAAACAATGTTTAG
- the LOC140051868 gene encoding tripartite motif-containing protein 2-like — protein MASIFVKELDDRVLECAICMNRFNRPKTLPCLHSFCQKCLKDWVEKNNQLSCPTCMDNFEIPDGGLESIPPNTFVNNLLEYVDHLEGGELMCSYCTLAAVKFCKDCSQNFCATCVKSHSEVDVLKSHTLYTDDELRKLTLEQRQLLSMHCKNHTDQSLKFYCNTCKEAICVECIIIEHKTCHITDNVVKILDAFEVFKKTAAELIDEGEKRETKIQEEKLKRKKKADQLKLERSFCEQRINRSVDEAILKLQEERKQLIDSLQTMYDGKKVPVLKMIDQFDAASNDFVHIKQLVHLSVNNSNPATALDAKDQLLDKLKKTVHSYPTVEEQVNGALLHFEETQSLKKSIGHVTETLEVHKLFEIRKQDENIIVTKNQPFFVEIATPILEKVEDISAYLITVSGKQETPVVFQYHENGIYRAECSCSELSELHVKFNDVLIKGSPSVICVENDGLVRTIRDFENIEFENQHGKATDVMTDDGYLLVSMNSREVLKFDSKTGKHVDTINMPPKCHVYMMCRAKADGLIIYSDSRNKCVTVCENDGTTIRSFGKGFLTFAAGLALDECTRTLYVVDRTAHCVVKFNFDNGEFLEKIISNNEGEFYFNRPYRAAMLGNGIVITDCRNNRLQLLDKNTNVVTVLVKHIDNDINLKCPLGLVVDDDGNIIVSGHGMLQVFNGDGEFVRRIDTGNDNLNIPCGLAVVSYRPRRVAVANYGNSCVKIYNY, from the coding sequence ATGGCAAGTATATTTGTTAAAGAACTAGATGACCGTGTACTGGAGTGTGCTATTTGCATGAACAGATTTAATCGACCGAAAACGCTACCATGTCTTCATAGTTTTTGCCAGAAATGTTTGAAGGACTGGGTGGAAAAGAACAATCAGTTAAGTTGTCCCACTTGCATGGATAACTTTGAGATTCCTGACGGTGGACTTGAAAGTATTCCCCCAAACACCTTTGTGAATAATCTTCTAGAATATGTAGATCACCTCGAAGGCGGTGAACTTATGTGTTCCTATTGTACACTTGCTGCTGTTAAGTTTTGCAAAGACTGCTCTCAAAACTTTTGTGCTACATGCGTTAAAAGTCACAGTGAAGTGGACGTTCTCAAATCACATACCTTATATACGGACGATGAACTCAGAAAATTAACACTAGAACAGCGTCAGTTATTGTCAATGCACTGTAAGAATCACACGGATCAATCCCTTAAATTCTATTGTAATACTTGTAAAGAAGCTATCTGCGTCGAATGCATTATCATCGAACATAAAACGTGTCACATTACCGATAATGTTGTAAAGATATTAGATGCATTTGAGGTATTCAAGAAAACTGCTGCCGAGTTGATCGATGAAGGGGAAAAACGTGAAACTAAAATTCAAGAGGAGAAGCTGAAGAGGAAGAAGAAGGCTGACCAGCTTAAATTGGAACGTAGCTTTTGCGAACAAAGAATTAATAGATCCGTGGATGAAGCGATTCTTAAACTACAAGAAGAACGCAAACAGCTTATAGATAGTCTTCAGACGATGTATGATGGTAAGAAAGTCCCCGTTCTTAAAATGATTGATCAATTTGATGCTGCTAGTAATGATTTTGTACATATAAAGCAGCTTGTTCATCTTTCTGTCAACAATTCAAACCCGGCGACAGCGTTAGACGCAAAAGATCAACTGTTAGACAAACTAAAGAAAACCGTTCATTCGTACCCAACCGTTGAAGAACAAGTTAATGGTGCTCTTTTACATTTTGAAGAGACTCAATCTCTCAAGAAAAGTATTGGACATGTTACTGAAACACTTGAAGTACACAAACTTTTTGAAATTAGGAAACAGGATGAAAACATCATTGTTACCAAAAACCAACCATTCTTTGTTGAAATAGCCACTCCAATTTTAGAAAAAGTAGAAGACATTTCAGCATATCTGATAACGGTATCTGGAAAGCAAGAAACTCCAGTGGTGTTTCAATATCACGAAAACGGAATTTACCGAGCCGAGTGCAGCTGCTCGGAGCTAAGCGAGTTACATGTCAAATTTAACGATGTTCTTATAAAGGGATCTCCTTCAGTAATCTGTGTAGAGAACGATGGTTTGGTTCGGACAATCCGTGACTTTGAAAACATCGAATTTGAAAACCAACACGGCAAAGCTACAGATGTAATGACTGACGATGGATATCTGTTAGTTTCAATGAATAGTCGGGAAGTTCTGAAGTTTGATTCTAAAACAGGAAAGCATGTAGATACCATTAACATGCCGCCAAAATGCCACGTTTACATGATGTGTAGAGCCAAGGCAGACGGTTTAATAATATACAGTGACAGTAGAAATAAATGTGTAACGGTATGTGAAAATGACGGCACTACCATACGATCATTTGGAAAAGGTTTCTTAACGTTTGCCGCAGGCCTTGCTTTGGATGAGTGTACacgtactctgtatgttgtAGATCGTACTGCCCACTGTGTAGTTAAATTCAATTTCGACAACGGGGAGTTTTTAGAAAAAATTATTTCCAATAATGAAGGGGAGTTCTACTTCAATAGACCCTACCGTGCAGCCATGCTTGGCAACGGCATTGTCATAACAGATTGTAGAAACAATCGGCTACAGTTGTTAGATAAGAACACCAATGTTGTAACAGTTCTTGTGAAacatattgataatgatattaatttaaAGTGTCCACTTGGTCTAGTAGTTGATGACGATGGGAACATTATTGTTTCCGGTCACGGAATGTTACAAGTGTTTAATGGTGATGGAGAGTTTGTTAGAAGAATTGATACTGGAAACGACAATCTTAATATACCGTGTGGTCTAGCGGTTGTATCATACAGACCTAGACGGGTAGCTGTTGCAAATTATGGCAACAGCTGTGTCaagatatataattattaa
- the LOC140052251 gene encoding uncharacterized protein codes for MPAEYVAKEEEKEGLISTPTQGIEEVAQLWSFDIIAAGTLEGLGITETVNIIVLFYKLQMNRVWLFYAISTILGLLLVTQLASGILFIVKTVKQSNMRMRKFSNLPEEEKQKAKTTMYRMSVAVLIMVFIVAACNMLLLAAVGIISPEHHAHITLQHHVIP; via the exons ATGCCTGCTGAATATGTCGCCAAAGAAGAAGAGAAAGAAGGTCTGATATCTACTCCAACACAGGGTATTGAG GAAGTTGCACAGTTATGGAGTTTTGATATTATTGCTGCAGGAACACTAGAGGGATTAGGTATAACAGAAACAGTCAACATCATTGTCCTTTTCTACAAACTTCAAATGAATAGAGTTTGGCTTTTCTATGCCATTTCAACAATTCTTGGCTTGTTGCTCGTTACTCAGTTGGCGTCGGGTATCCTGTTTATTGTGAAAACCGTTAAACAAAGC AATATGCGAATGCGTAAATTTTCGAATTTACCAGAGGAGGAAAAACAGAAAGCTAAAACGACTATGTATAGAATGAGTGTAGCAGTGTTGATAATGGTGTTCATAGTCGCAGCCTGCAATATGTTATTATTGGCTGCTGTTGGTATTATTAGTCCTGAGCACCACGCCCACATTACTCTCCAACACCACGTTATTccataa
- the LOC140052082 gene encoding uncharacterized protein codes for MRWFRVLCTLLLVQHCNANGYGGTIEGSGVCGCGFTCEAFRGSGATTCYIMYQKEDGMWHQEEHSLIHEGFLDQRECNTGFRPHCYMFIAYPSYLQLSCVDSHNLCRRASGGIAKIDMNHELYDFSSILASNLVTDYQIKYSYKTIAGDLWYYNSVIQNKCMDVQSLNVYGGSDVQASNCRGTFKPVNSILCENAPLPINSYCAPLTAKPTKKPRSPTTVVRKVTQAMPKRTPSSPNAPTANVFNRPNVGPGLTPPPTWWPQDVTTKNAVTKSKFKKKKMVVNHQEPHNKKKKKGNVTHIVTGIFFVGTIVMVGFALLIGCFFRRRHDNRTDIFKWSNASELADRTQEYEEVDARNAVSDHVDGYSVINTKRYQNTRIDSVSQKLSQEDCRRYRLSKAMSTDVKYGDDLKELHYQQDIMKAQNASPGRLHKTRVRSYDVDRTSSGISVCGSSRSSALYEIRGLEYDYAYTSNNHVFRSPFNQQYIGNVQEPSYDYAYATSKWVKKTKKNRPRKKRVHHLHGDI; via the exons ATGAGGTGGTTTCGAGTACTATGTACATTACTtcttgtacagcattgcaatgcCAATGGTTATGGAGGTACGATTGAAGGTTCTGGAGTGTGCGGATG tggATTCACATGTGAAGCTTTTCGTGGTAGCGGTGCAACCACGTGCTACATAATGTATCAGAAGGAGGACGGCATGTGGCATCAGGAGGAACATTCACTCATCCACGAAGGGTTCTTAGACCAGAGAGAATGCAACACTG gATTCCGTCCACACTGCTATATGTTTATTGCATACCCATCCTACTTACAATTGTCATGTGTTGATTCACATAATCTATGTCGACGTGCAAGCGGAGGTATCGCCAAGATCGACATGAACCACGAACTTTATGACTTCTCCAGTATCTTAGCAAGTAATCTTGTTACTGATTACCAAATAAAGTATTCTTACAAAACCATAGCTGGTGATCTATGGTACTATAACTCAGTCATACAGAACAAGTGCATGGATGTGCAGTCCTTAAATGTATATGGTGGTAGTGATGTACAGGCATCTAATTGTAGAGGGACATTCAAACCAGTGAATTCAATCTTGTGTGAAAACGCAC CTTTACCAATAAATTCATATTGTGCTCCACTGACAGCAAAGCCAACAAAGAAGCCCCGATCTCCTACAACAGTCGTACGAAAAGTAACCCAAGCAATGCCAAAAAGAACACCAAGTAGCCCCAATGCACCAACAGCAAATGTGTTTAACAGACCAAACGTCGGTCCAGGCCTGACTCCACCGCCAACTTGGTGGCCTCAAGACGTTACCACGAAAAATGCagtaacaaaatcaaaatttaaaaagaagaaaatggtAGTGAATCATCAAGAACCTCacaacaaaaagaaaaagaaggGTAATGTAACACATATAGTCACTGGTATATTTTTCGTTGGTACAATAGTTATGGTTGGATTCGCTTTACTGATTGGTTGTTTCTTCAGAAGACGACATGATAATCGAACAGACATTTTTAAGTG GTCAAACGCATCGGAGCTTGCAGACAGAACCCAGGAATACGAAGAGGTCGATGCTAGGAATGCTGTAAGTGATCATGTAGACGGATATTCagttataaatacaaaaagataCCAAAACACACGAATTGATTCAGTCAGTCAGAAACTTAGTCAGGAGGATTGTAGGCGATACAGGTTATCAAAAGCAATGAGCACTGATGTAAAATACGGTGACGATTTAAAAGAGTTACACTATCAGCAAGATATAATGAAAGCTCAGAATGCGTCGCCTGGCCGCCTACACAAAACACGCGTGCGCAGTTATGACGTAGACCGAACGAGCAGTGGAATATCAGTCTGTGGTTCTTCGAGATCATCTGCTCTGTATGAAATCCGTGGTTTGGAATATGATTACGCCTATACAAGCAATAACCATGTATTTAGAAGTCCTTTTAATCAACAATACATTGGAAACGTCCAAGAACCGTCATATGATTATGCGTACGCGACATCGAAATGGGTGAAGAAAACGAAGAAAAATAGACCAAGAAAAAAACGAGTCCACCATTTACATGGTGATATATGA
- the LOC140052085 gene encoding 15-hydroxyprostaglandin dehydrogenase [NAD(+)]-like, translating to MAVSGKIALVTGGADGIGKAIVFKLLEEQAKGVAILDINEANLKKTEDEIKDKFGNERSITIKCDVTSQALLKEAFQQAKAHFGTLDIVCNNAGIVNEVNWSLMIDVNLKGVMHGTYLAIDMMGTRNGGNGGTVVNMSSVASLRCVPYMAAYTATKHGIRSFSVALQEQVQCKDNGITIKVLCPSLVATRLIKEDFVVDDESEKVFVSAKRDATPKLSTDDVANAFIKLLESKEMILLVAVEGNKEIPSKSFLG from the exons ATGGCAGTATCTGGGAAGATAGCGCTTGTTACAGGAGGTGCCGATGGCATTGGAAAAGCTATCGTTTTCAAACTGTTAGAGGAACAGGCTAAG GGAGTAGCTATTTTAGATATCAACGAAGCCAATTTGAAAAAAACGGAAGACGAAATCAAGGACAAGTTTGGAAATGAACGATCGATTACCATCAAATGTGACGTAACGTCACAAGCTTTGTTGAAAG AAGCATTTCAACAGGCTAAGGCACATTTTGGCACACTGGATATTGTCTGTAATAATGCAGGTATTGTCAATGAGGTTAATTGGTCTCTCATGATAGACGTAAACCTG AAAGGTGTGATGCATGGAACTTACCTAGCAATTGATATGATGGGAACTAGGAATGGTGGAAACGGTGGAACTGTTGTCAATATGTCGTCGGTTGCAA GTTTAAGGTGTGTTCCTTACATGGCAGCCTACACTGCTACTAAACACGGGATACGCTCCTTCTCTGTGGCACTACAG GAACAAGTGCAATGTAAAGATAATGGAATCACTATCAAAGTTCTTTGTCCATCACTTGTTGCTACACGGCTTATTAAAGAGGACTTCGTTGTTGACGACGAAAGTGAAAAAGTATTTGTCAGTGCAAAACGAGATGCCACTCCTAAGTTATC aactGATGACGTGGCTAATGCTTTCATTAAACTTCTTGAAAGTAAAGAAATGATTCTACTTGTTGCTGTTGAGGGAAATAAGGAGATACCATCTAAGAGCTTTCTGGGTTAA
- the LOC140051331 gene encoding uncharacterized protein, with product MSDYATFTGILVLISTVISVILGVFKCCVRRTTIKQTVRHEDESDDLPDQTDGLCLTEIMVENTNDGQVNDDSEINVNVTEQNVHDMKSKQTIEQLEEGANTPTDDTVATSEEDEVNNESGISETDECGYSTIDELSEDDDDEKKQDEGLYHHIEDVSSQTSDTSDDSDNMYADIKELFELPAKPNYYLSLCVDSDDEDSDIYHNISPTLSEDGSEHNYTTIEEWSMKSTETLCSSIAISEDDTGYLIVTHGEEAFHKSTESLNNNNENTQNKDEIHTDNGN from the exons ATGTCAG ATTATGCGACATTTACTGGTATATTGGTACTAATTTCAACAGTAATTTCAGTGATATTGGGCGTGTTTAAATGCTGTGTTCGTCGAACTACCATTAAACAAACGGTTAGGCATGAAGATGAGTCGGATGACCTACCGGATCAAACCGACG GTCTATGTCTTACTGAAATAATGGTAGAAAATACAAATGATGGGCAGGTGAACGATGATAGCGAAATAAATGTCAACGTTACTGAACAAAATGTCCATGACATGAAGTCAAAGCAGACAATTGAACAATTGGAAGAAGGAGCAAATACGCCTACTGATGACACTGTTGCAACTAGTGAAGAAGATGAAGTAAACAACGAATCTGGAATATCAGAAACAGATGAATGTGGGTATTCCACCATAGATGAACTGTCGGAAGATGATGACGATGAGAAGAAGCAGGATGAGGGGTTATACCATCATATTGAAGATGTATCTTCCCAAACCAGTGATACTAGTGATGATTCAGATAATATGTACGCTGACATAAAAGAATTATTTGAACTCCCTGCTAAGCCTAATTATTATCTCTCACTATGTGTTGATTCGGACGATGAGGACTCAGATATTTATCACAATATATCGCCTACGCTTAGTGAAGATGGAAGTGAGCATAATTATACAACTATTGAGGAGTGGAGCATGAAAAGTACCGAGACGCTATGCTCAAGTATTGCTATTAGTGAAGATGACACTGGTTATCTAATTGTAACTCATGGTGAGGAAGCGTTCCATAAATCTACAGaaagtttaaataataataacgaaaatacacaaaacaaaGATGAAATACATACTGATAATGGAAATTGa